In one Halosimplex halophilum genomic region, the following are encoded:
- a CDS encoding DUF7344 domain-containing protein, with product MKRGVPFLSTLSRPSCSSASAEYPSCLDEHGSLALADPADEVTCHEKGASLTEVSGEEVLRMYSSLWHAHIPKLAESGVVEYSQDTDTVRLSDDADAVIRVLFHHLPASEETAQDPSPATASARETRDE from the coding sequence CTGAAACGCGGAGTTCCGTTTCTCTCGACACTATCTAGACCTTCCTGCTCATCAGCGTCGGCGGAGTATCCCAGCTGTCTCGACGAACATGGCAGTCTTGCACTAGCTGACCCTGCCGATGAAGTCACGTGTCACGAGAAGGGGGCATCACTCACAGAGGTCTCCGGAGAGGAAGTGTTGCGGATGTATTCGTCGCTCTGGCACGCACACATCCCGAAATTAGCCGAGTCAGGTGTCGTCGAGTACAGCCAGGATACAGATACCGTCCGACTATCGGACGACGCCGACGCGGTTATCCGCGTTCTCTTCCATCACTTGCCCGCGAGCGAGGAGACCGCGCAGGATCCATCGCCAGCCACGGCATCAGCGCGAGAGACTAGAGATGAGTGA
- a CDS encoding HVO_A0114 family putative DNA-binding protein, whose product MPTPKVTVGERDRLDQRTRRRIKAAQEGEDLDDAQPVLTFGSYAKLSRLLSQKNLERLDALFEYEPDSIREASELVDRDYKQVHRDLPEPGDIGVIEFEGGGSGRTKRPVLAYDGLGIDVPFTGSEDTVGTAAP is encoded by the coding sequence ATGCCCACGCCCAAAGTCACTGTCGGCGAACGTGATCGTCTCGATCAGCGTACGCGACGCCGTATCAAGGCCGCTCAGGAGGGGGAAGACCTCGATGACGCCCAGCCGGTCCTGACCTTCGGATCGTACGCGAAACTCAGCCGGCTCCTCAGCCAGAAGAATCTAGAACGCCTGGATGCCCTCTTCGAGTACGAACCCGATAGCATCCGAGAAGCGAGCGAACTGGTGGACCGGGACTACAAGCAGGTACATCGGGACCTCCCGGAGCCCGGAGACATCGGCGTCATCGAGTTCGAAGGCGGCGGTTCCGGGCGAACGAAGAGACCGGTACTGGCCTACGACGGCCTCGGGATCGACGTTCCATTCACTGGCTCGGAAGATACTGTCGGCACAGCGGCGCCGTGA
- the secY gene encoding preprotein translocase subunit SecY, which yields MGWKDTAEPVLTRMPTVQRPEGHVPFKRKLGWTAGVLVLYFFLTNVFLFGLGSGQGQDVFGQFRSILAGGQGTIMQLGIGPIVTASIVLQLLGGADLLGLDTQNNPRDQVLYQGLQKFLVLVMICLTGLPMVFAGGFLPASESLAQSFPGGAFGVQWLLFAQIFVGGVLILYMDEVISKWGVGSGIGLFIIAGVSQRLIGGLVSTSFIGNPNEIGLIPYWIGVVTGSADVGPLLGSGLQTLIFGQGDILAMITTVLIFVVVVYAESVRVEIPLSNTRVKGARGRFPVKLIYASVLPMILVRALQANIQFLGRILHAQLGSLPAWLGTYQESAGGVANPVGGLFYYMAPVRNPEQWMWWLGQTTNAPWQIALRVGVDLTFMVIGGAIFAIFWVETTDMGPEATAQQIHNSGMEIPGFRRNTSVIEKVLERYIPQVTVIGGALVGLLAVLANMMGTIGEVSGTGLLLTVSITYKIYEEIAEEQLMEMHPMMRQMFG from the coding sequence ATGGGCTGGAAGGACACCGCCGAACCGGTACTCACCCGCATGCCCACCGTCCAGCGTCCGGAGGGGCACGTCCCCTTCAAGCGCAAGCTCGGCTGGACGGCCGGCGTGCTGGTGCTGTACTTCTTCCTGACGAACGTCTTCCTGTTCGGTCTCGGGAGCGGCCAGGGTCAGGACGTCTTCGGCCAGTTCCGTTCGATCCTCGCCGGCGGACAGGGCACGATCATGCAGCTCGGTATCGGACCGATCGTCACTGCGAGCATCGTGTTGCAGCTGCTCGGCGGTGCCGACCTGCTCGGCCTCGACACGCAGAACAACCCCCGGGACCAGGTGCTCTACCAGGGGCTCCAGAAGTTCCTGGTGCTCGTGATGATCTGCCTGACCGGCCTGCCGATGGTGTTCGCGGGCGGGTTCCTGCCGGCCAGCGAGTCGCTGGCCCAGTCGTTCCCCGGCGGGGCGTTCGGCGTGCAGTGGCTGCTGTTCGCACAGATCTTCGTCGGCGGTGTCCTCATCCTCTACATGGACGAGGTCATCTCCAAGTGGGGGGTCGGCTCCGGGATCGGCCTGTTCATCATCGCCGGCGTCAGCCAGCGGCTGATCGGCGGGCTCGTCTCGACGAGCTTCATCGGCAACCCCAACGAGATCGGTCTCATCCCGTACTGGATCGGGGTTGTCACCGGGAGCGCCGATGTCGGGCCGCTCCTCGGGAGCGGACTCCAGACGCTCATCTTCGGTCAGGGTGACATCCTCGCGATGATCACAACGGTGCTCATCTTCGTGGTCGTCGTCTACGCTGAGAGCGTCCGCGTGGAGATCCCGCTGTCGAACACCCGGGTCAAGGGCGCCCGCGGTCGCTTCCCGGTGAAGCTCATCTACGCGAGCGTCCTGCCGATGATCCTCGTCCGCGCGCTGCAGGCCAACATCCAGTTCCTGGGCCGGATCCTCCACGCCCAGCTGGGGAGCCTCCCCGCGTGGCTGGGCACCTACCAGGAGTCGGCGGGCGGCGTCGCCAACCCGGTCGGCGGTCTGTTCTACTACATGGCCCCCGTCCGGAACCCCGAACAGTGGATGTGGTGGCTCGGCCAGACGACCAACGCGCCGTGGCAGATCGCCCTGCGCGTCGGCGTCGACCTGACGTTCATGGTCATCGGCGGCGCCATCTTCGCCATCTTCTGGGTCGAGACCACCGACATGGGCCCGGAGGCGACCGCCCAGCAGATCCACAACTCCGGGATGGAGATCCCCGGCTTCCGGCGCAACACCAGCGTCATCGAGAAGGTGCTCGAGCGGTACATCCCGCAGGTGACCGTCATCGGCGGCGCACTGGTCGGCCTGCTGGCCGTGCTCGCCAACATGATGGGGACCATCGGTGAAGTCTCCGGGACGGGGCTGCTGCTAACGGTGTCTATCACCTACAAGATCTACGAGGAGATCGCCGAGGAGCAGCTCATGGAGATGCATCCCATGATGCGCCAGATGTTCGGCTGA
- a CDS encoding uL15m family ribosomal protein, with translation MTSKKKRQRGSRTHGGGSHKNRRGAGHRGGRGNAGSRKHEMHNHGPWDKHGFERPDDVQDEVAEVDVRELDEDAALLAAEGVADEEGDGYAIDARDVVEDGYEVDVVKVLGAGQVRNELHLVADAFSAAAEEKVEDAGGSVELTEAGQARAAETDKDTPDEQDDS, from the coding sequence ATGACATCCAAGAAGAAACGACAGCGCGGCTCCCGCACGCACGGCGGCGGCTCCCACAAGAACCGCCGCGGCGCCGGCCACCGCGGCGGCCGGGGCAACGCGGGCAGCCGCAAACACGAGATGCACAACCACGGCCCGTGGGACAAACACGGGTTCGAACGACCCGACGACGTCCAGGACGAGGTCGCGGAGGTCGACGTCCGCGAGCTCGACGAGGACGCCGCGCTGCTGGCGGCCGAGGGCGTCGCCGACGAGGAGGGCGACGGCTACGCCATCGACGCGCGTGACGTCGTCGAGGACGGCTACGAGGTCGACGTGGTGAAGGTGCTCGGCGCCGGTCAGGTGCGCAACGAGCTGCACCTGGTCGCCGACGCCTTCTCGGCGGCGGCCGAGGAGAAGGTCGAGGACGCGGGCGGCTCGGTCGAGCTGACCGAGGCCGGGCAGGCCCGCGCCGCGGAAACCGACAAGGATACACCCGACGAGCAAGACGACTCATAA
- a CDS encoding 50S ribosomal protein L30, translated as MQALVQLRGEVNMNQDVRDTLEMLNVHNVNHAAFVPETEAYRGMITKVNDYVAYGEPSVETVELLLERRGEPLEGEADIDDSWVVANTDYMSVEELAEALVDEETTLREQGLAPTLRLHPPRGGHDGIKHPTKEGGQLGKHDTEAIDDLLEAMR; from the coding sequence ATGCAAGCGCTCGTCCAGCTCCGCGGCGAGGTCAACATGAACCAGGACGTCCGGGACACGCTGGAGATGCTGAACGTCCACAACGTCAACCACGCCGCGTTCGTCCCGGAGACGGAGGCGTACCGCGGGATGATCACGAAGGTCAACGACTACGTGGCCTACGGCGAACCCAGCGTCGAGACGGTCGAGCTGCTGCTCGAACGGCGCGGCGAGCCGCTGGAGGGCGAGGCCGACATCGACGACTCGTGGGTCGTGGCCAACACCGACTACATGAGCGTCGAGGAGCTCGCCGAGGCGCTGGTCGACGAGGAGACGACGCTGCGCGAGCAGGGGCTGGCGCCGACGCTGCGCCTGCACCCGCCCCGCGGCGGCCACGACGGCATCAAACACCCCACCAAGGAGGGCGGCCAGCTCGGCAAGCACGACACCGAGGCCATCGACGACCTCCTGGAGGCGATGCGATGA
- a CDS encoding 30S ribosomal protein S5 — protein MSNGWEPRTRLGHAVAEGEIDSMQDALNSGLPLKEPEIVDQLVPGLEDEVLDINMVQRMTDSGRRVKFRCVVVVGNRDGLVGYAEGRDDQVGGAIQKAIEVAKLNLIDVSRGCGSWECGCGRPHTVALRTTGKAGSVEVELQPAPRGLGLAGGETVRHVLELAGIEDIWTRSSGNTRTTVNFAKATFNALQNTAEARVPQETWEKREVIE, from the coding sequence ATGAGTAACGGCTGGGAGCCGCGGACACGGCTCGGCCACGCGGTCGCCGAGGGCGAGATCGACTCGATGCAGGACGCCCTCAACTCCGGCCTGCCGCTCAAGGAACCGGAGATCGTCGACCAGCTCGTCCCCGGGCTGGAGGACGAGGTGCTGGACATCAACATGGTCCAGCGGATGACCGACTCGGGCCGCCGCGTGAAGTTCCGCTGCGTGGTCGTCGTGGGCAACCGCGACGGCCTCGTCGGCTACGCGGAGGGCCGCGACGACCAGGTCGGCGGCGCCATCCAGAAGGCCATCGAGGTGGCGAAGCTGAACCTCATCGACGTCTCGCGGGGCTGCGGGTCCTGGGAGTGTGGCTGTGGGCGCCCCCACACCGTCGCGCTCCGGACGACCGGCAAGGCCGGCAGCGTCGAGGTCGAACTGCAGCCCGCCCCGCGCGGGCTCGGGCTCGCGGGCGGAGAGACCGTCCGCCACGTGCTCGAACTCGCGGGCATCGAGGACATCTGGACGCGCTCGTCGGGCAACACCCGCACGACGGTCAACTTCGCGAAGGCGACGTTCAACGCGCTCCAGAACACCGCCGAGGCCCGCGTCCCCCAGGAGACCTGGGAGAAGCGCGAGGTGATCGAGTGA
- a CDS encoding 50S ribosomal protein L18, which yields MATGPRYTVPMRRRREARTDYHQRLRLLKSGKPRLVARKSNRHVTAQLITTGPSGDETVASAHSSDLEEYGWEAPTGNMPAAYLTGVLAGLRATEAGLDEAVLDIGLNSPTPGSKVFAVQEGAIDAGLDVPHNDSVLADWSRTRGEHIAEYAEQLDDGLYGGDFDATDLPEHFDDMREQLLEADEL from the coding sequence ATGGCGACAGGACCACGCTACACGGTGCCGATGCGGCGTCGCCGCGAGGCCCGAACGGACTACCATCAGAGGTTGCGCCTGCTGAAATCCGGCAAACCGCGCCTGGTGGCTCGAAAGAGCAACCGGCACGTCACGGCGCAGCTGATCACCACCGGACCGAGCGGCGATGAGACGGTCGCGAGCGCGCACTCGAGCGACCTCGAGGAGTACGGCTGGGAGGCGCCGACGGGCAACATGCCCGCGGCCTACCTGACCGGCGTCCTCGCGGGGCTGCGCGCGACGGAGGCCGGCCTCGACGAGGCCGTCCTCGACATCGGCCTCAACTCCCCGACGCCGGGTAGCAAAGTATTCGCGGTACAGGAAGGTGCAATCGACGCGGGACTCGACGTTCCCCACAACGACAGCGTACTCGCGGACTGGTCGCGCACGCGCGGCGAGCACATCGCCGAGTACGCCGAGCAGCTCGACGACGGGCTGTACGGCGGGGACTTCGACGCAACGGACCTACCGGAGCACTTCGACGACATGCGAGAACAACTGCTGGAGGCGGATGAACTATGA
- a CDS encoding 50S ribosomal protein L19e, with translation MTDLSAQKRMAADVLDVGENKIWLDPERQGELADAITREDIRELVDEGAIRAEAPKGNSRGRARERQEKRAYGHQKGQGSRKGTAGGRENEKDKWESQIRAQREKLRELRDSGEISKSRYRELYDRASGGEFDSVADIERTLEDN, from the coding sequence ATGACTGACCTGAGCGCACAGAAGCGAATGGCGGCCGACGTGCTGGACGTCGGCGAGAACAAGATCTGGCTCGATCCGGAACGCCAGGGCGAACTCGCGGACGCCATCACGCGCGAGGACATCCGCGAGCTCGTCGACGAGGGAGCGATCCGCGCGGAGGCGCCGAAGGGCAACTCCCGCGGTCGCGCCCGCGAGCGACAGGAGAAACGCGCCTACGGTCACCAGAAGGGACAGGGGTCCCGGAAGGGGACCGCGGGCGGCCGAGAGAACGAGAAGGACAAGTGGGAATCGCAGATCCGCGCACAGCGCGAGAAGCTCCGCGAGCTGCGCGATTCCGGCGAGATATCCAAGTCTCGCTACCGCGAGCTCTACGACCGCGCGAGCGGCGGGGAGTTCGACAGCGTCGCGGACATCGAACGAACACTGGAGGACAACTAA
- a CDS encoding 50S ribosomal protein L32e: protein MADETPDNDPGDEADADEEGLPQQEAADDELGEPEPAEDEEDLAEEAEADEEFEELEDISGVGPSRASDLEDAGYETVDDVRGASQEELADVVGNALAARIKADVGGLEVAEETEAEVEEEETEEAEEEPAEDVETELRPRIEVDFEPDIDENTERLLDERRKTSKPQFNRQDHHKKKRVGTSWRKPRGTLSKQRIGIKGKGDTVEAGFRTPTAVRGLHPSGFEEVRVHNVDDLEDVDGDTQAVRIASKVGGRKRERIEDEAEDRQIKVLNPTYEEVEVDD, encoded by the coding sequence ATGGCAGACGAGACACCAGACAACGATCCCGGCGACGAGGCGGACGCCGACGAGGAGGGCCTCCCGCAGCAGGAGGCCGCCGACGACGAACTCGGCGAGCCCGAGCCGGCCGAAGACGAGGAGGACCTCGCCGAGGAGGCCGAGGCCGACGAGGAGTTCGAGGAGCTGGAGGACATCAGCGGCGTCGGCCCCTCCCGGGCCTCCGACCTCGAGGACGCCGGCTACGAGACGGTCGACGACGTGCGCGGCGCCAGCCAGGAGGAGCTCGCCGACGTGGTGGGCAACGCGCTGGCGGCCCGCATCAAGGCCGACGTGGGCGGCCTCGAGGTCGCCGAGGAGACCGAGGCCGAGGTCGAAGAGGAAGAGACCGAAGAGGCTGAGGAGGAGCCGGCCGAGGACGTCGAGACCGAGCTGCGCCCGCGCATCGAGGTCGACTTCGAGCCGGACATCGACGAGAACACCGAGCGGCTGCTCGACGAGCGACGGAAGACGAGCAAGCCGCAGTTCAACCGCCAGGACCACCACAAGAAAAAGCGCGTCGGCACCTCGTGGCGCAAGCCCCGGGGGACGCTCTCGAAGCAGCGGATCGGTATCAAGGGCAAGGGCGACACCGTCGAGGCGGGCTTCCGCACGCCGACGGCGGTCCGCGGCCTGCACCCCTCGGGCTTCGAGGAGGTCCGCGTGCACAACGTCGACGACCTCGAGGACGTGGACGGCGACACCCAGGCCGTCCGCATCGCCTCGAAGGTCGGCGGCCGCAAGCGCGAGCGCATCGAAGACGAGGCCGAGGACCGGCAGATCAAGGTCCTCAACCCCACCTACGAGGAGGTCGAAGTCGATGACTGA
- a CDS encoding 50S ribosomal protein L6 gives MPRTELQIPDEASAEMDHLELTVEGPNGSVTRRLWYPDVSVSVDGDAVVIESEEDDAKTMSTLGTFESHVRNMFHGVTEGWEYEMEVFYSHFPMQVDVDGDEVVIENFLGERAPRRTEIHGDTDVSVSEETITLSGPDVEAVGQTAADIEQLTRVTDKDVRVFQDGVYITQKPTRGDA, from the coding sequence ATGCCACGCACAGAACTACAGATTCCAGACGAGGCGAGCGCCGAGATGGACCATCTCGAACTCACAGTCGAGGGTCCGAACGGGAGCGTGACCCGACGGCTCTGGTACCCCGACGTGTCGGTCTCGGTCGACGGCGACGCCGTCGTCATCGAGAGCGAGGAAGACGACGCCAAGACGATGTCGACGCTGGGGACCTTCGAGAGCCACGTTCGGAACATGTTCCACGGCGTGACGGAGGGCTGGGAGTACGAGATGGAGGTCTTCTACTCCCACTTCCCGATGCAGGTCGACGTCGATGGCGACGAGGTCGTCATCGAGAACTTCCTCGGGGAGCGCGCCCCGCGCCGCACCGAGATCCACGGGGACACCGACGTATCCGTCTCCGAGGAGACGATCACGCTGTCCGGTCCCGACGTGGAAGCCGTCGGCCAGACGGCGGCGGACATCGAACAGCTGACCCGCGTCACTGACAAGGACGTTCGCGTCTTCCAGGACGGGGTCTACATCACACAGAAGCCGACCCGAGGTGACGCCTGA
- a CDS encoding 30S ribosomal protein S8: protein MTGNDPLANALSGLDNAESVGHLDHEVSPASNEIGSVLEVFYDRGYIDGFEFVDDGKAGKFEVELKGAINECGPVTPRYSAGADEFEKWEKRFLPARDYGTLVVTTSHGIMSHYEAREEGVGGQVIAYVY from the coding sequence ATGACAGGAAACGACCCACTCGCCAACGCGCTCTCGGGGCTCGACAACGCCGAGAGCGTCGGGCATCTCGACCACGAGGTATCACCCGCCTCGAACGAGATCGGCAGCGTGCTCGAGGTCTTCTACGACCGCGGGTACATCGACGGCTTCGAGTTCGTCGACGACGGCAAGGCCGGCAAGTTCGAGGTCGAACTGAAAGGAGCGATAAACGAGTGTGGCCCGGTCACGCCCCGCTACTCGGCGGGCGCCGACGAGTTCGAGAAGTGGGAGAAGCGGTTCCTCCCCGCCCGCGACTACGGGACGCTCGTCGTCACGACCAGCCACGGGATCATGAGCCACTACGAGGCCCGCGAGGAGGGCGTCGGTGGCCAGGTCATCGCGTACGTATACTAA
- a CDS encoding 30S ribosomal protein S14 gives MSESESEPEKTGEQVAKRTGQLESCQRCGREQGLVGKYDIWLCRQCFREISRSMGFRKYS, from the coding sequence ATGAGCGAGAGCGAATCAGAGCCCGAGAAGACCGGCGAGCAGGTTGCAAAGCGGACCGGCCAGCTGGAGTCCTGTCAGCGCTGCGGGCGCGAGCAGGGACTGGTCGGCAAGTACGACATCTGGCTGTGTCGCCAGTGCTTCCGAGAGATCTCGCGAAGCATGGGCTTCAGGAAGTACTCATGA
- a CDS encoding 50S ribosomal protein L5 produces MSSETADSEFHEMREPRVEKVVVHMGVGEGGRELADAEEILADVAGQQPVRTQAQATVGEFGIRQGDPIGAKVTLRDDEAHEFLETALGLVDLSESQFDDTGNFSFGVEEHTDFPSQEYDPTTGIYGLDVTVNLVRPGYRVSKRDKASRQIPSSHRLDVADAVRFVEGTFDVEVSE; encoded by the coding sequence ATGAGCTCCGAGACCGCCGATTCGGAGTTCCACGAGATGCGCGAGCCGCGCGTCGAGAAGGTCGTCGTCCACATGGGCGTCGGCGAGGGCGGCCGCGAACTGGCGGACGCCGAGGAGATCCTGGCCGACGTGGCCGGGCAACAGCCCGTCCGCACGCAGGCCCAGGCGACCGTCGGCGAGTTCGGCATCCGCCAGGGCGACCCGATCGGCGCGAAGGTCACGCTGCGCGACGACGAGGCCCACGAGTTCCTCGAGACGGCCCTGGGGCTGGTCGACCTGTCGGAGTCGCAGTTCGACGACACGGGCAACTTCAGCTTCGGCGTCGAGGAACACACCGACTTCCCGAGCCAGGAGTACGACCCGACGACCGGCATCTACGGGCTGGACGTGACGGTCAACCTGGTCCGGCCGGGCTACCGCGTATCGAAGCGAGACAAGGCGTCCCGACAGATCCCGTCGAGCCACCGGCTGGACGTGGCGGACGCGGTGCGGTTCGTCGAGGGGACGTTCGACGTGGAGGTGAGCGAATGA
- a CDS encoding 30S ribosomal protein S4e → MTKHQKRLSVPNSWPIERKTETFTVKADAGPHGEAGVPLLIVLRDVLGYADSRKEARYALEQDSVLINGKAVSDEERPVGMFDILAFVEREEYYRVFPGEGGRLSLTPIDEEAADSTLGKIVNKKTVPGGDVQLTLHDGQTLVVDEGAPYDGGDSVVVSNDDGEIVAHFEYEEGALVTAVDGAHAGEVGEIDEIQVTPGSASNNVIVEQDDGGFETVEEYVVVIDENFTDDEGESPEDATAEAAADVEEGGDDE, encoded by the coding sequence ATGACGAAACATCAGAAGCGACTCTCGGTGCCGAACAGCTGGCCGATCGAGCGCAAGACCGAGACGTTCACCGTCAAGGCCGACGCCGGCCCGCACGGCGAGGCGGGGGTGCCCCTGCTCATCGTCCTGCGGGACGTGCTCGGCTACGCGGACAGCCGCAAGGAGGCCCGCTACGCCTTAGAGCAGGACAGCGTCCTGATCAACGGCAAGGCGGTCTCCGACGAGGAGCGTCCGGTCGGGATGTTCGACATCCTGGCGTTCGTCGAGCGCGAGGAGTACTACCGCGTGTTCCCCGGCGAGGGCGGTCGGCTCTCGCTGACCCCCATCGACGAGGAGGCCGCGGACTCCACGCTGGGCAAGATCGTGAACAAGAAGACGGTGCCCGGCGGCGACGTGCAGCTGACGCTGCACGACGGGCAGACGCTGGTCGTCGACGAGGGCGCCCCCTACGACGGCGGCGACTCCGTGGTCGTCTCGAACGACGACGGCGAGATCGTCGCCCACTTCGAGTACGAGGAGGGCGCGCTGGTGACGGCCGTCGACGGCGCCCACGCGGGCGAGGTCGGCGAGATCGACGAGATCCAGGTCACGCCCGGCAGCGCCTCCAACAACGTGATCGTCGAACAGGACGACGGCGGCTTCGAGACGGTCGAGGAGTACGTCGTCGTCATCGACGAGAACTTCACCGACGACGAGGGCGAGAGCCCCGAGGACGCGACCGCCGAGGCCGCGGCCGACGTCGAGGAGGGAGGTGACGACGAATGA
- the rplX gene encoding 50S ribosomal protein L24, whose translation MSEQPRKQRTDDATAPLHERHEKVRATLAQDLRDEYGQRNVRVNEGDTVEVLRGDFAGETGEVIDVDLSETAVRVEDVTVEAADGEEVPRPVDASNLRVTDLNLDDDRRQQRLESEEDSA comes from the coding sequence ATGAGCGAGCAACCACGCAAACAGCGGACGGACGACGCTACGGCGCCGCTGCACGAGCGCCACGAGAAGGTCCGGGCGACCCTCGCCCAGGACCTCCGTGACGAGTACGGGCAGCGCAACGTGCGCGTCAACGAGGGCGACACGGTCGAGGTGCTGCGCGGCGACTTCGCCGGCGAGACCGGCGAGGTCATCGACGTGGACCTCTCCGAGACCGCGGTCAGGGTCGAGGACGTGACGGTCGAGGCCGCTGACGGGGAGGAGGTTCCCCGTCCGGTCGACGCCTCGAACCTGCGGGTCACGGACCTGAACCTCGACGACGACCGGCGCCAGCAGCGTCTCGAATCGGAGGAGGACAGCGCATGA
- a CDS encoding 50S ribosomal protein L14 — protein sequence MEAMKADVTQGLEKGSLINCADNTGARELKVISIAGYSGAKNRHPKAGIGDKITVSVTKGTPEMRRQVLEAVVVRQRKPIRRPDGTRVKFEDNAAVVVDDNEDPRGTELKGPIAREVAERFGSVASTATMIV from the coding sequence ATGGAGGCGATGAAGGCTGACGTGACCCAGGGCCTGGAGAAGGGCTCGCTGATCAACTGCGCCGACAACACGGGCGCACGCGAGCTGAAGGTCATCTCCATCGCCGGCTACTCGGGAGCGAAGAACCGCCACCCGAAGGCGGGTATCGGTGACAAGATCACCGTCTCGGTCACGAAGGGGACCCCGGAGATGCGGCGGCAGGTGCTGGAGGCGGTCGTCGTCCGCCAGCGCAAGCCGATCCGCCGCCCGGACGGGACCCGCGTGAAGTTCGAGGACAACGCGGCGGTCGTCGTCGACGACAACGAGGACCCCCGCGGGACCGAACTGAAAGGACCGATCGCCCGCGAGGTCGCGGAGCGATTCGGATCGGTCGCCTCGACGGCGACGATGATAGTATGA
- a CDS encoding 30S ribosomal protein S17, with the protein MALGLNVQEPDAACDDENCPFHGTLSVRGQTLEGTVASTDMDKTVVVEREYDVPVPKYDRLMKRRSRVPAHAPECLDLDEGDTVTIAECRPLSKTKSHVVVSRAGGDD; encoded by the coding sequence ATGGCGCTAGGATTGAACGTACAAGAACCCGACGCGGCCTGTGACGACGAGAACTGCCCGTTCCACGGCACCCTTTCGGTGCGCGGGCAGACGCTCGAGGGCACAGTCGCGTCGACCGACATGGACAAGACCGTCGTCGTCGAGCGAGAGTACGACGTGCCGGTGCCGAAATACGACCGCCTGATGAAACGGCGGAGCCGTGTTCCGGCCCACGCACCCGAGTGTCTCGACCTCGACGAGGGCGATACAGTGACGATCGCGGAGTGTCGACCGCTCTCGAAGACGAAGAGCCACGTCGTGGTCTCCCGCGCGGGAGGTGACGACTGA
- a CDS encoding ribonuclease P protein component 1 — translation MPLTPETLARHELVGLAARVRAGDNPDLLDIEGQVVAETTNTLGIEREGGESSERADSGSAERADRVATVPKAGTTFEFTLPGAGDAPAEVVTVEGRRLVARPARRTEKSGDSKWR, via the coding sequence ATGCCGCTGACACCCGAGACGCTGGCGAGACACGAACTGGTCGGGCTCGCGGCCCGCGTCCGCGCGGGCGACAACCCCGACCTGCTCGACATCGAGGGGCAGGTCGTCGCGGAGACGACCAACACCCTCGGGATCGAGCGCGAGGGCGGCGAGTCCTCGGAGCGAGCGGACAGCGGGTCCGCCGAGCGAGCGGATCGGGTGGCGACGGTCCCCAAGGCGGGGACCACCTTCGAGTTCACGCTCCCCGGGGCGGGCGACGCCCCGGCCGAGGTCGTGACCGTCGAAGGGCGCAGGCTGGTCGCACGGCCTGCACGACGAACGGAGAAATCTGGTGATAGCAAATGGCGCTAG
- the rpmC gene encoding 50S ribosomal protein L29, translating to MTVLYTEEIRDMTPAEREAELEELETELLNDRAVKAAGGAPENPGRIKELRKAIARIKTVQREEGDLEESE from the coding sequence ATGACCGTCCTCTACACCGAGGAGATCCGCGACATGACGCCCGCCGAGCGCGAGGCGGAGCTGGAGGAGCTGGAGACCGAACTCCTGAACGACCGGGCCGTCAAGGCCGCGGGCGGCGCCCCGGAGAACCCGGGTCGCATCAAGGAGCTCCGGAAGGCCATCGCGCGGATCAAGACGGTCCAGCGGGAAGAAGGCGACCTCGAGGAGTCCGAATAA